TCAGTCATTTTGTGAATTACAGCGTCTCGTGTAATTCCAGCAACGTTGGCAAGAATGTCAATTGATCCTCCACCTAAATCCATTCCAGCTTTGATGATTCTGTCGCAATCTTCGCGCTTGCAAATATTGCCAGTGACAACAACTCCATCCGAGCCGGCTTTTTTCACAAGCTCAAGAGTTTCATTTGCTGGTCCTGCATCAATATCAGCGATTACGATTTTGGCACCGTGTTTGGCATAAAGCTCCGCTGTCGCTTGCCCAATTCCTCTACCCGCTCCGGTGATTACTGCTACTTTACCTTCTAATAATTTGCTCATATGAATATCATGCCCACTAAATAGAGCTGTATCTCCATCGCCTGCTCTTTGAGATAATATCAATCAATCCATGGTGATCTTATCGTAAAAAGTGAACTGAGGAGCAACTGTCTTAAAAGTCAAGTAAAATAATTTAAATTTCTGCAAAATGCCATTTAGTTTGATACTTAATCATAGAATTCATTGTAACCAAGAGCCTTCTCATACAGGCAACGATGGCTACTTTGGGGGCTTTTCCTTTAGTTCTCAGACTCCAATAAATTTCTTTTATGGCTGGATTAAATTGACACGCGACTAGAGTTGCCATGTAAAGTACTCTGCGAACCTGGAATCTTCCTCCCCAAACTTTTCTTTTTTTCTTGATACTCGTTCCACTATCACAATTAAATGGCGCTACTCCAGCAAGTGCGCTAATTTGTTTTCCTGTTAATTTCCCCAACTCAGGCATGTATGCAAGCAATGTAAATGATGTTGCATTTCCTACCCCTGGAATGCTTTGTAGCAGTTGGTTTCGTTGTTTTAGCTCAGCTGAGTTGTTTACTAAATCAATAAGCTCTTTTTCAATTCTCTCAAAATCTTTTTCTAGCCATTTAAGATGTCTTTTAGTGCTTGATATTGATTTCTTAAAACTGAATTTATCTAATCTTGATTTATCCATTTTAATAGCTTCGGAAAGCTGATACCTTCTATCAATAAGGTCTCGGACCATTCTTGTTTCTTTATCAAGAATCAACAGCTCTCTTGGCTGTGAGACTAAGCCATACTGTGCAATTACTTTTGAATCAATTTTGTCAGTCTTTGCCAATATTCCTTGAGATTTAGCAAAATCTCTCATCTGCCTTGGGTTAATTCGAGCTATTGCTATTTGTCCTTCTAAAAACAAGTCAACGAGTATATTTTCATAACCACAGCTAGCTTCAACGATTGTTAGATCTATTTCTAGGTTTTTTAGTAGTTTTATCAATTTTTTGACTGATTTTGTGTCATTTTCAATCTTAAAATGCTTTTTTTCTTCAATTAAATATACATCTAATGTTTTTTTAGACACATCTATACCAGCAATGTTCGTTAACATAGTCAAATCTCCTTATCAAAAATTCTAATTTCTCAACCTTGTAATTACGAGCTAACTTAAAGCTGCTCTAGCAACTGTTCGAGATTCATAGAAAAGAACACAATAACCATGCTCCACAGCAGTTTTAAGACCTAAACCCTAAACTTAGACGCGGCTCGATTTACTGTATTCAAAATAACTGAGTGAGTTGCACCTCGCTCGGTTACTTGTCTATCTACAAATCATCAAAACAATAATTTTAGATAACGAATTCACTATACAAGACGCGGCCCCGCTTGGGTGATAACATATTGATGCAGATGGACAAAAACATAGTAATAGTAGGTGGCGGATTAGCAGGCTTGGGAGCAGCTCTTAAAGCAGTGCAAAAAGGTTCGACGGTAGACATTATTTCTCTAGTGCCCGTTAAACGATCTCATTCGGTTTGTGCTCAGGGTGGAATTAACGCAGCCAAAAATATCAAGGGCGAAGGTGATCATCCTGACAAACATTTTTTTGACACTATCTATGGTGGTGATTTTTTAGCTAACCAAGGTCCTATTAAAAGAATGTGCGATCAAGCACCAGAAATCATTGACCTCTATGACAGATTTGGGGTGATGTTTAATAGAACACCTGAGGGACATCTCGATTTTAGACGTTTTGGTGGAACCCTTTATCACCGTACCGCTTTTGCTGGAGCCACTACTGGACAACAACTACTTTATGCACTTGACGAACAAGT
This sequence is a window from Cyanobacteriota bacterium. Protein-coding genes within it:
- a CDS encoding IS110 family transposase; the protein is MSKKTLDVYLIEEKKHFKIENDTKSVKKLIKLLKNLEIDLTIVEASCGYENILVDLFLEGQIAIARINPRQMRDFAKSQGILAKTDKIDSKVIAQYGLVSQPRELLILDKETRMVRDLIDRRYQLSEAIKMDKSRLDKFSFKKSISSTKRHLKWLEKDFERIEKELIDLVNNSAELKQRNQLLQSIPGVGNATSFTLLAYMPELGKLTGKQISALAGVAPFNCDSGTSIKKKRKVWGGRFQVRRVLYMATLVACQFNPAIKEIYWSLRTKGKAPKVAIVACMRRLLVTMNSMIKYQTKWHFAEI